A genomic segment from Phragmites australis chromosome 6, lpPhrAust1.1, whole genome shotgun sequence encodes:
- the LOC133922970 gene encoding auxin-responsive protein SAUR32-like produces MKRQQQQEGARVHLLSGAPYRHDAPDAAPSPMITKGCATFWVGEEGEAPRRVAVPVARLGHPRMLELLGEAKEEYGFAHEGAVVVPCGVERFMRAVEAAAATEGRHRHGYHHHRFRLPHIARCFRPSHLVA; encoded by the coding sequence ATGAAGCGGCAGCAACAGCAAGAAGGCGCCCGCGTCCACCTCCTCTCGGGGGCCCCCTACCGCCACGACGCGCCGGACGCGGCCCCGTCGCCGATGATCACCAAGGGGTGCGCGACGTTCTGGGTGGGCGAGGAGGGGGAGGCGCCGCGGCGGGTCGCGGTGCCGGTGGCCCGCCTCGGGCACCCGCGGATGCTGGAgctgctcggggaggcgaaggaggagtACGGGTTCGCGCACGAGGGCGCCGTCGTCGTCCCGTGCGGCGTCGAGCGATTCATGCGGGCGgtggaggccgcggcggcgaccGAAGGCCGGCACCGGCACGGGTACCACCACCATCGCTTTCGCCTGCCTCACATTGCCCGGTGCTTTAGGCCGTCGCATCTCGTCGCTTAG
- the LOC133921750 gene encoding uncharacterized protein LOC133921750 yields MQAPRGGAFLGKRKEREYYYPSSSSSEQAVLLARPSPFAKPDPRGKPDRPAARLSAKPPLAPPLGLAQCGAGNKLLAGYLAHKFLRCGTLLGERRLDPPPSRKEKEPAGTAAPEPGRRYAEVSRLLMAGRARIPGVVNPSQLGRWLQIKE; encoded by the coding sequence ATgcaggcgccacgtggcggagcCTTCCTCGGGAAGAGGAAGGAACGGGAGTACTACTAcccctcctcgtcgtcgtcggagcAGGCGGTGCTGCTCGCGCGGCCGTCGCCGTTCGCTAAGCCCGACCCACGCGGCAAGCCGGATCGCCCTGCGGCTCGGCTTAGCGCCAAGCCGCCACTTGCACCGCCGCTGGGGCTGGCCCAGTGCGGTGCGGGAAACAAGCTGCTGGCCGGGTACCTGGCGCACAAGTTCCTCAGGTGCGGCACCCTCCTCGGCGAGCGGAGACTCGACCCGCCGCCGAGCCGGAAGGAGAAGGAGCCGGCCGGGACGGCGGCGCCCGAGCCGGGTAGGCGGTATGCGGAGGTGTCACGGCTGCTCATGGCGGGCCGGGCCCGCATCCCTGGCGTCGTCAACCCGTCGCAGCTCGGCCGCTGGCTCCAGATTAAGGAGTGA
- the LOC133920469 gene encoding E3 ubiquitin-protein ligase PRT1-like — protein sequence MASNGRQPEPEKKEEGAAASTVAGPGCDDPEDPRFQCCVCLDILYKPVVIACGHMSCFWCVHKSMHIVRESHCAVCRQPYKHFPSICQLLHHLLLKLEPADYKRREKEVLEEEKRIETYSPQIIEFLYSKNNEHGKDGENQLQDSKMRPPQEASSNDNIVDEHSKKIKLEDVLCPLCKEMLYQPAVLNCGHVYCVSCLSSLNEEALKCQVCGSLHPGDFPNVCLDLEHFLEEYFPAEYESRGEKVQFKKDRCNREGSSSGTSCTKGSSWAHYDDDLSNVHIGVGCDSCGVYPIRGKRYKCQDCTELIGFELCEACYNSSSKLLGRFNQQHTPDHRMEADDTALLHRLLRIHGIPEEGPEEFVIEEAVVDPGVMVLVVDNQDVEDNGEGLGEEPVI from the exons atggCCTCCAACGGCCGCCAGCCGGAGCctgagaagaaggaggagggggCGGCCGCCTCCACCGTCGCCGGGCCCGGCTGCGACGATCCGGAGGACCCCCGGTTCCAGTGCTGCGTCTGCCT GGATATTCTCTACAAACCGGTTGTCATCG CATGTGGACACATGTCATGTTTCTGGTGTGTCCACAAATCTATGCATATCGTACGTGAATCCCATTGTGCTGTGTGTCGGCAACCCTATAAACATTTCCCGAGTATCTGTCAGCTCTTGCATCACTTGCTACTAAAGCTTGAACCTGCGGATTACAAAAGACGAGAAAAAGAAGTACTAG AGGAAGAGAAGCGTATAGAAACATACTCTCCCCAAATCATCGAGTTTTTATACTCCAAGAACAATG AACATGGAAAAGATGGGGAGAACCAACTTCAAGATAGTAAAATGAGACCTCCACAAGAAGCTTCGTCTAATGACAACATTGTGGATGAGCATTCAAAGAAAATTAAGCTTGAGGATGTTTTATGCCCTCTCTGTAAGGAGATGCTGTATCAACCTGCTGTTCTTAATTGTGGCCATG TGTATTGTGTATCATGTTTGTCGTCATTGAATGAGGAAGCACTCAAATGCCAAGTATGTGGAAGTCTTCACCCAGGAGATTTTCCTAATGTTTGCTTGGACCTTGAACATTTCCTGGAAGAATATTTTCCAGCAGAATATGAATCTAGAGGGGAGAAAGTTCAGTTTAAGAAGGATCGGTGCAATCGTGAAGGATCATCTTCAG GTACTTCATGCACAAAAGGAAGCAGCTGGGCACACTATGATGATGACCTGTCAAATGTTCACATTGGAGTTGGGTGTGACTCATGTGGGGT GTATCCAATACGTGGTAAGAGGTACAAGTGCCAGGATTGCACTGAGTTAATTGGCTTCGAACTTTGTGAAGCATGCTACAACTCCAGTTCAAAACTCCTGGGACGCTTTAATCAGCAGCATACCCCTGACCACAGAATGGAGGCTGATGATACAGCACTGTTGCACAGGCTCTTGAGAATCCATGGGATACCCGAGGAAGGTCCGGAAGAGTTTGTAATAGAAGAAGCGGTTGTTGATCCTGGTGTGATGGTTCTAGTCGTTGATAATCAAGACGTAGAGGACAACGGTGAGGGTCTAGGAGAAGAGCCAGTCATATAA